Proteins co-encoded in one Actinomycetota bacterium genomic window:
- the gatC gene encoding Asp-tRNA(Asn)/Glu-tRNA(Gln) amidotransferase subunit GatC: MALSAEEVRYVASLARLALSDDDVQRLAPQLSKILEYAEQVGQVAADDVVATSHPYPLHNVLREDAVAPSPPREDLLAAAPAVEDDRFVVPRIVAEEG; encoded by the coding sequence GTGGCTCTGTCCGCCGAAGAGGTGCGTTACGTCGCGTCACTGGCCCGACTGGCCCTCAGCGACGACGACGTTCAACGGCTCGCACCGCAACTGTCGAAGATCCTCGAGTACGCCGAGCAGGTCGGACAGGTGGCTGCCGACGACGTGGTGGCCACCTCCCACCCGTACCCGCTGCACAACGTCCTCCGCGAGGACGCTGTGGCGCCCTCACCGCCACGCGAGGACCTGCTCGCGGCCGCCCCCGCGGTCGAGGACGACCGCTTCGTGGTCCCGCGGATCGTGGCGGAGGAGGGGTGA
- a CDS encoding gamma-glutamylcyclotransferase, whose translation MTRDLFAYGTLQPGRSLWPAIADLVDVVGPARCRGRLVATPMGWPAATFDAEGTVHGTLLRPRGPRSAARLRSVADRIEAAGDLFVRVTIEVDGPDGRQPAVAYAWNLERGQPPGRPLPDGRWEP comes from the coding sequence TTGACGCGAGACCTGTTCGCGTACGGGACGTTGCAGCCGGGACGTTCGCTGTGGCCGGCGATCGCCGACTTGGTCGACGTGGTCGGTCCGGCGCGTTGCCGCGGCAGGCTCGTCGCCACCCCGATGGGTTGGCCGGCTGCCACGTTCGACGCCGAGGGCACCGTCCACGGCACGCTGCTCCGCCCCCGCGGACCACGATCCGCCGCGAGGCTGAGGTCCGTCGCGGACCGCATCGAGGCCGCAGGTGACCTGTTCGTTCGGGTGACGATCGAGGTGGACGGCCCCGACGGCCGCCAGCCGGCGGTCGCGTACGCCTGGAACCTCGAGCGCGGTCAGCCCCCGGGCAGGCCGCTTCCCGACGGCCGGTGGGAGCCGTGA
- the ligA gene encoding NAD-dependent DNA ligase LigA has product MAAVPNTLDAARQRHDELSRVLHESNYRYHVLSDPPMSDAQYDALLHELIELEGAYPALRTPASPTQQVGAPRSAAFPEHRHLEPMLSLDNVFDREELAAWERRVERSLARVPTYVCELKVDGVAISLTYRRGVLAVAATRGDGVIGEDVTPQVRTIRNVPYRLATPDPPEVVEVRGEVYFPVDAFEAMNAERIERGEAAFANPRNAASGALRQKDPRITATRPLEVVCHGLGAAEGIAFTAHSESLAWLRDAGLTVADETEVVADLDQIMDYVKRWTEQRHAPRYEIDGVVVKIDALADRAELGTTARAPRWAVAYKLAPVEKETQLRGIQVNVGRTGKVTPFAVLEPVSVGGVTVGMATLHNDDQVAAKDVRPGDTVIVRRAGDVIPEVVGPVLAKRPPGLEPWRMPSHCPFCATELVRPEGEANTFCPNLDCPQRLWGALEHFASRGAMDIEGLGEETAKLLRDEGMVHSLADLYDLSEEELLALPGFADKKARALLGSIEESKDRGLDRLLIGLNIRHVGPTVARTLARHFGSIDALMAASDEQIAAAPDIGPVIARSVAEFLGEDRNRRLIDRLKAAGVRTDVQRRHEGELLAGWTVVLTGTLTGFTRDEAKEALEARGAKVTSSVSSRTNVVVAGEDPGTKLAKAEQLEVPVVDEAAFVTLLETGKLPAA; this is encoded by the coding sequence GTGGCGGCCGTCCCCAACACGTTGGACGCGGCCCGACAGCGCCACGACGAGCTGTCGCGGGTACTGCACGAATCGAACTACCGCTACCACGTCCTGTCCGATCCGCCGATGTCGGACGCCCAGTACGACGCGCTGCTCCACGAACTCATCGAGCTGGAGGGCGCCTACCCGGCGCTGCGGACCCCCGCCTCCCCGACGCAGCAGGTCGGCGCCCCGCGCAGCGCCGCGTTCCCCGAACACCGCCACCTGGAACCGATGCTCTCGCTCGACAACGTCTTCGACCGCGAGGAGCTGGCCGCCTGGGAACGCCGGGTCGAGCGTTCCCTGGCCCGGGTCCCCACGTACGTGTGCGAGCTCAAGGTGGACGGGGTCGCGATCTCGTTGACCTACCGGCGCGGTGTCCTGGCCGTCGCTGCCACCCGCGGTGACGGCGTCATCGGCGAGGACGTCACCCCGCAGGTGCGGACGATCCGCAACGTCCCGTACCGGCTGGCGACCCCCGACCCGCCCGAGGTGGTCGAGGTCCGCGGCGAGGTCTACTTCCCGGTCGACGCCTTCGAGGCGATGAACGCCGAGCGCATCGAGCGGGGCGAGGCCGCGTTCGCGAACCCGCGGAACGCCGCGTCGGGGGCGCTTCGTCAGAAGGATCCTCGCATCACGGCCACGAGACCACTGGAGGTCGTGTGTCACGGGCTGGGCGCAGCCGAGGGCATCGCTTTCACCGCTCACAGCGAGTCACTGGCGTGGCTCCGCGACGCCGGCCTGACCGTGGCGGACGAGACCGAGGTGGTCGCCGACCTCGATCAGATCATGGACTACGTCAAGCGGTGGACCGAGCAGCGCCACGCACCCCGCTACGAGATCGACGGCGTGGTGGTCAAGATCGATGCGCTCGCCGACCGTGCGGAGCTGGGGACCACCGCCCGCGCGCCGCGATGGGCGGTGGCCTACAAGCTGGCTCCGGTCGAGAAGGAGACGCAGCTGCGCGGCATCCAGGTCAACGTCGGCCGCACCGGGAAGGTCACCCCCTTCGCGGTCCTCGAGCCCGTGTCGGTCGGCGGGGTGACCGTGGGGATGGCCACCCTGCACAACGACGATCAGGTCGCCGCCAAGGACGTCCGCCCGGGTGACACCGTGATCGTGCGCCGCGCGGGTGACGTGATCCCCGAGGTGGTCGGACCCGTCCTCGCCAAGCGCCCCCCGGGCTTGGAGCCGTGGCGAATGCCCAGCCACTGCCCGTTCTGCGCAACCGAGCTGGTCCGCCCGGAGGGGGAGGCCAACACGTTCTGCCCGAACCTGGACTGTCCGCAGCGGCTATGGGGGGCGCTGGAGCACTTCGCGAGCCGCGGGGCGATGGACATCGAAGGCCTGGGCGAGGAGACCGCCAAGCTGCTGCGTGACGAGGGGATGGTCCACAGCCTCGCGGACCTGTACGACCTGTCCGAGGAGGAGCTGCTGGCCCTGCCGGGCTTCGCGGACAAGAAGGCACGCGCGCTGCTGGGCTCCATCGAGGAGTCCAAGGACCGGGGTCTGGACCGGTTGCTGATCGGCCTCAACATCCGCCACGTCGGGCCGACCGTCGCCCGCACGCTGGCACGGCACTTCGGCTCGATCGATGCGCTGATGGCCGCCTCCGACGAGCAGATCGCGGCCGCCCCCGACATCGGCCCGGTGATCGCGCGGTCGGTTGCAGAGTTCCTCGGCGAGGACCGCAACCGGCGGCTGATCGATCGGTTGAAGGCGGCAGGCGTGAGAACCGACGTGCAACGGCGGCACGAGGGCGAGCTCCTGGCCGGGTGGACGGTGGTTCTGACCGGGACCTTGACGGGTTTCACCCGAGACGAGGCCAAGGAGGCACTCGAAGCGCGGGGCGCGAAGGTCACCTCGAGCGTGTCGTCGCGGACCAACGTCGTCGTGGCGGGGGAGGATCCCGGAACCAAGCTCGCCAAGGCCGAACAGCTCGAGGTCCCGGTCGTCGACGAGGCGGCCTTCGTCACGCTGCTCGAGACCGGGAAGCTACCGGCGGCTTGA